Proteins found in one Lycium ferocissimum isolate CSIRO_LF1 chromosome 6, AGI_CSIRO_Lferr_CH_V1, whole genome shotgun sequence genomic segment:
- the LOC132060992 gene encoding CDT1-like protein a, chloroplastic yields MKFLLPEAIEIKRMLVFDERTSCMKPDLHITLNANGVEVDEKLKFSSGNVQLWDVFRDRILDFFKSHPEILLSKNDLVICQLS; encoded by the exons ATGAAGTTTCTTTTACCCGAGGCGATTGAGATAAAAAGGATGCTTGTGTTCGATGAACGAACAAGCTGTATGAAGCCTGATCTTCATATTACGTTAAATGCTAAcggagttgaagttgatgagAAGCTGAAATTTTCTAGTGGCAATGTACAACTGTGGGACGTCTTCCGCGATCGGATTTTGGATTTCTTTAAATCCCACCCTGAG ATTTTGCTGTCGAAGAATGATTTAGTGATTTGTCAATTGAGCTGA